The genomic segment TTTAACACCATCATGGAACAAACTGCAGATGTAATCTCTGTGGGCAGAAATAACTCAAAGTGCTTTTAGACGCAGTTTTCCAGCTgagttcctttttttgtttaaccTCAGTTAATGGACTTCCTGAATCAAGCAGGAAGATTATCGTTGGACCGAGTTCATTCAATCAAAGCCCGTAACACCTCATTTGGcatctgctttttctttctgcagCACGCGAACGTGCAGCTTTTACTGGCACAAACAGAGAAGAACTACTTTGAAAGTAAGCTGAAGTTGGATCGTGTGTCTGGAGAGAAACAGGCCCTCCTGCAGGAGAGCAGGAGCCTGGAGGCAGACAGAGATGACCTCCGACACAAGCTGAGGAAGATCACCCAAGAAAATGTCCAAATTAAAGAGAGGTAGATACATTTTAGTGACACCTGGCAACTGTGATTGATTTTCTTACATCCCACTAAATTATCTTAAGTACCTCTcttttctaatttttgctttcagggttttcttttttatcattAATGAAAAATAGGAGTTGTTGTGCTTTTGTCCTAGCTTCTTCTACATAAATAAGAAGTTGTACTGCCTTAACAAGAAAGAATTTTGAGTAGATGATTGAAGcaataatccatccatccatccattcgcttccacttatccttttcagggtcgcggggggtgctggagcctatcccagctgtcatagggcgagaggcagggtacaccctggacaggtcgccagtctgtcacagggccaacacacagagacagacaatcattcccgctcacattcactcccacattcacaccaataggcaatttagattaatcagttaacctatccccactaactgcatgtctttggacggtgggaggaagcgggagtacccggagggaacccacgcaaacacggggagaacctgcaaactccacacagaaagaccccggcctgatggtggaattgaactcaggaccttcttgagtgtgataaaaaaaaaaacaacaacaactaattaaagtggtatttttttttagctattcAGATTTTTTGATCAAAATGCATTTTGAAACACCCAGTTCTTGGTGATATACCAAATACAcaagctctttttaaaaatcccaTCTAATGCTGGGAATATGGGAAAGATCAATTCTAACATCAGGATGTTTGCGGATGAaaatgtttgtatgtgtgtgtgattactTTGACTTTTGCTTTTagagcgtttttttttttttgatttcctATTTATCTTCAAAGGGAATTTCCCAAAACTCAGTGTCATTGTCCGTGACCGTCCATGGTGCAACAATAACAGCCTTTTAGCTGATAGCGCTGAGAAAATTCAATTCAGCTGAGTCACATCAGCAaggcagaggaggagaaagcagaaacaaagagaaaagtcACAGGAAGCCTACTTGACTCCAAGAAGTTCTGTACAATATATAAAGGACTTTAAGAGGCTCTAAGTAAAAGTGTAGAAAGTCTGTAAAAGTGTACTTGTTTACCTTCACTGCACAGTTTTCACATGATCTCTGTGTTGTCCTGTGAACACAACACAAGATGATTCTTCTAAGAGTGTGAGGAACAGTACCAAAGACCAGGTGTGCTTATTTTGCACAGACTTCGAGTCAAACAACAAATACCTAACTGGATGACACAGTTAACAAAAGTGCTTTAAGTACTCatagtagaaaagcactatataaggaccagtccatttaccattttcaaTTCACGTCTTAGGGATTTTCTTTATTGCTTTTCAGTAACTGCAGACCAGAATGAGAGTACGCCTCACAACAGGCTGAAGACAAGACGGTTTAAAGATTTAACTGGATTTAGTTTAAAGATGCATGAAGATCCGGTCTGGCTATGATGTTTTAGCATGCAATTTCATCCTCTCCCTTTGCAGTGAGATGAACTGGAAACGCAGAGCGACTGAATCAGAAGAGGAGAGCAAAAGAGCTAACCAGGCTCGGCGGGAAGTCGAGGCAGAGAGGCATCTGGCTGAGAAGGAGAGGCAGGAGAGAGTGGCCGAGTGCCTGAGCTGGAGGGAGAAGTACCAGGAGCTGGCTGACATGTTTCAAGCTCAGGAAGACCTGAAGGCTCTGAGGCAGAATAAAGCAGTAAGACAGCACACTGCTCTCACGCCCACTGAACAATTACAAAACAGTGGACACTACACTGCTTTTGTGCCATCTCCCACCCCTTATCACCAAATGGTCACAGTAGAAATTATTTGAACTGAGCATAAAATATATTGTTCAAATGATTATTTCCATCTTGTAAAATGTCCCTGAGTGATTCACTGTGGTACAATACTGCAAGTCACGCATTTGCAACAAGGCTGAAAGAAAAAATCTTTGGTCTGTACATTTTCatctctttaaaataaaatcttcaagtgaaatattttttttttccaacagtgTCAAGCCCACATCAAAAGCTACTTCCTGTGCATGACTGAAAGCGACCAGAGGGTTAAAATCCTCAAAAATCCAGATGGCACTCCGAGAAATTTCACAGTGAGATGATCCTACATCTCATAATCACAAGAGATCTGTGCATGTCTAGGTCTACAATACAGgacatttaaaaagcagcttatGTTATGATTTTTGTTCAGGAAGGAGATCCTGTATACATCTCCACTCCAGAGTCCAGCGTTGAAGAGCCTGAAAGGAGTTCATCTAGGTAAACAAAAACTGTGGCCACCAGGGGGAAGCCACACAAACTACAATCGTTCAGACATGGTAGCAACATAAGATTAAAATTCtaatttacaaagaaaaaggTAAGTGTAAAGCTTTTCTCTGGCTGAAGACCACTATTGAGAATTAATTGTGAACTGTATTTACTCAGGACCATGCTCAGGGTGACAGCTCCACACATGGGGAGAGATCTGGGTCCGAGTCACTTTGATGAGCTGCCTGCCTATGGAGGAGAGCGACCCGACTCAGGCCCTCTGCGCAGAAGCAGGAAGGTGGTGGAATACTTTTGGATTCCCACAGATCAGGACTGACCACGAATATAACCAAATGCTCCTGGGCACTTCACTGCAGTAGAGCTGCTGCTTGGAAGATTCAAACTGTTGTTCATGTGTGAAGTATTTTACTGGACAGATGGAATATGTAACCGTAAAGCAGAGTAAATACAGGTAAACAGTAGGTGCTCATGTACTGACTTTATTGACATTAAAGCAATAGAGGTGCACAATAATTCTGAATACCTTACAATAAGACCCTAATTGTATGTCTTATACATAATCATGGCTTGAGAGTACAATTCTTGGTTAAGCCTGATGGTCATTTGTTTAGCTTTGGGAGAAGGGAAATCAATTACAATTTATAGTTTGCCAATTTAAAGAGCCAcacaaatgtaacattttttattattttaagacCTCAATATAAAAACCAACCTCATCAGGGCCGCTTCAAAATCTAGTCAACATTACTCTTTTGATAACTACACATTTCATCATGTGGGTcaaatttcaaaaaaaaaaaaatccttctgaGATGTTAACACTTGTAAAACATGCAACGGCATCATTGTTAATGTCTGCTTCAATACATTTATTGTGCAATTAGGCCAGGATTAAACCAAATACTTCAGCATTTGCATGGGCTCAATATTCTTCTTAGTGGATTTCTTTATCccagcacacaaaaaaaaaaaaaaaaaaagcccatctAACTAAGAGGTAGAAACACAGGCAACTTTGAAACGTGACGACAGCAAACCAATGattacagatttatttatttttttccttttttcaaatATTGTAACATTTGGAGAATGGGTATTGCAACcactcataataataataataataataatgatttaaaaaaagacaggaaGAAAGGACAGAACAAAAAGAGTAATGCTAATGAAAAGAACATGCTCATCATCAGTGACTATGAAGAGCacttatataaaataaaaaaaaaaaaaaaagtgggaatTTAGTGAGCATATGTTGACTATGAGACACCTTTATCAGTCATGAAATGTTTTGCCAGCTTGTGCTTCATTCAACTTCAGCGGGCCATCTAGGTTTGACGTGTGGTACACGAGAAGGATCGCTGTGCAGCCCGTTTGTCTACATCCCCAGTACTGTTTAAGCATGTATGATAAAAAGCAATCCAGGCTAGGCCCTGATAGAAGATCACAAAAGCAGCTTGCTGACAAGACCTTGTGTTAATGTTTCTAGTTGTTTGCTTTGTAACTAGAATTAGCAAAGATCGTGAAAGATTTGTCTTATTTTAGAGAGGAAAATCCTACATGTTCTTACCATAAAGCAGTTTCCTATCTGGGGGAGGTTTAAATtcgtaagaaaaaaaaaaaaaaaaaaaaaagtgggaaaaaaaaaaatgcaatacaGTGAAAATAAAGTTACAACCTAATGGAGCAAattgagaacaaaaaaaacatggttGAGCCACTCTAGAATTCATGTAGCTAATCAGGAAACAGATCTCAGAAAATTAGGCAACAGATTAAACAATGCTTCTCAGCCCATCATCACGGTGCAGGTGGTAGCACGTGAGACCCTGTAGGTACAAAGCTTTCGGTTTATATTTGAGAGACACAAGCAGCTGAGTGCCACATCGTAGTGGTTAAATTAAGCATGGAGTTTAATAAGGTAACACAAGTCTAACAATAAGATACGGTTGATCTACGCCATGATGCTTCCGCTTGGTTTCTTAGTCTGCGTCGTCCTCAgattcctcctcctctgccgTCTCCAGCCAGGTGAGCCACTGGTTTACCTGAATttggcgggggggggggcataAAACTTGTGAACTCTTGTGTTTATGACAAACTGAAGAACACTTTCTTTCTAACCAACTAAACTGCACTATTGTACCTGGAATAAAGCTTTTCCTTTTCCAGGGAATTCTTGGGTAATATCTTCTTTCCATGCAAGGAAGGCTTCTTCTTCAATGATCTCCATGTCGTAGAAGTTGACAAAGTAGCGCAGTAGCATGCCTTGTTAAAAATAATAGACAAATGAATTAATGTGCACTTAATTCACAACTTCTGcattatttatatttcacttttgtAACTAATCAGAGTAATCAAGACTTCACATCTCTGCACTCCCCATTTGTTGTTGCTTCCTAGCTAAACTGTACAAGATTTGAGGATACTTTACCTTTAGGGAACCCTCGGGCGTTGCAGTGCACCTGCAAGGCGTATAGGGCGCTGACCTGCAGCTCGGTATGGTCGTGCAGGAACTTCTGCATGACGGGCTTgaaggccagcagcagctgtttctcTTGCTCCAGCATCTCTTTAGAGGGCGCTGCCAGCTGCTCATCACCCTCTGCCTCGCACAACTCTTGGGAGATGTACTGGAGGAAACTGGAAAAAGATCAGAGGACAAATGTTAGTTAAAGTGAAGGCCTTCTGTTCAAAGTTACAGTGCCTTAAATGTGTGACCTTGTGGCTATACATTTAGTGACTTCGCAGACAAACCAACACTGGTATGCAATTTATaactgttatttaaaaaaaaaagaaaaaaaaaaagactaagacTATCCTGGGAAAACTGTTTGAGATTCAGTGAAATCCATCTGCAAATTTACCTGGTCATGAGGATGTTGACAAAGCCTTTATCAGTGTGAAACTTGGGTGAAATGTTGTCTTTAATCCACTTGTAGATGGACTGTGGAGAGGGGTCTGCCTTTATCTGCTTCAGCAGCTCCTTCTCCAGCTTCAGCAGAGGGAACAGGAAGCTCAGGCCTTTCCCCTCCAGGATCTCCAGCATGCGGTCCTTGTTCTGATCAATTTCTACCAAGTGGGAGAGCAAGTCGTGTATTATCCAGACAGAATGTGCTCCTGATATGACCCAGGTAATTAAAGATTCAGAAAGTGATCGTTTTAATATGGTCATGATGAACAAATATTTAGCTCTGtgctattaatattttagttaCTCACAATACTCCAACATAATATACATAAGAAGCATTATTATCTACAAAACTCTTCCGACAAACTGACATTTGGTAGGACTGTATGTTACTCTAACTTCATTTAAATATGAATGTAATAATGTCTCATTTGGACATCATCGATGTGGGATGGGGCAAACTTGAATATTCACTGGGTACTGTACAACTATTCTGGTGATCATTATACTGTAAACTGGAGTGAAATGCTGAGAATATACCATGACAGAATAAAAGAAGCCTAATAGATGAGGGGAGAAATCACTTTACCCCTCCTGGAAAAAATGCCAACATGTAAGCCTGTGCTCTCTTCCATCTGAGATTATATTCCTGTCAACACTTGCTTCCCCCCCTCCCTTTGCCACTATTGCCAAGTGCTTACTCATTGGC from the Oreochromis niloticus isolate F11D_XX linkage group LG7, O_niloticus_UMD_NMBU, whole genome shotgun sequence genome contains:
- the LOC102076739 gene encoding trichohyalin, whose translation is MSVLPDKEDFGVLVKLKQEKPFIQPCRARSHTDLQAAGTSSLDDSLYKSFSMSSSNVNRGSRFKNGVTEEVKVLSRPSRRPVRAVRPVSAVSSSGSFLQLNHLQGELVRKRKECEDLKKENKYLSNEIHMERIMMRTESELTMRNLRNLNQELQAQVKELKQKLYLSQQRSMLCSRAADEAEESRAEAEKSRAVAEARALGFQRDKDAAEADRGRLSEELQKLKKEHANVQLLLAQTEKNYFESKLKLDRVSGEKQALLQESRSLEADRDDLRHKLRKITQENVQIKESEMNWKRRATESEEESKRANQARREVEAERHLAEKERQERVAECLSWREKYQELADMFQAQEDLKALRQNKACQAHIKSYFLCMTESDQRVKILKNPDGTPRNFTEGDPVYISTPESSVEEPERSSSRTMLRVTAPHMGRDLGPSHFDELPAYGGERPDSGPLRRSRKVVEYFWIPTDQD